From one Humulus lupulus chromosome 8, drHumLupu1.1, whole genome shotgun sequence genomic stretch:
- the LOC133796938 gene encoding uncharacterized protein LOC133796938 isoform X2 produces MSKTGDEEDEDECFYESLDRIVSSSCSCSTSNSDSEDNPNLSSDASSPNYASRNHFPIPKFPMGISHYDIWISEPSSVSERRRRLLREMGLSADPALSRDKPEEFGRSVSSDRLTRQEQSGGAVTGMVRSKSDGGDQCNGSSSTTANSTSFVGSSSILSIHSVSSETGSFVNSQSNNSNHCVYKSRSGRSNGSPVADTTSLNKPPSGKNFKRVDEIRSNLTLSNSASNRNLGNSEVEEVLDSNGSEIKDDESELFLACTIRDLDNGKEFVVNEEDGTLNKLKEVGTGRQFTLEEFQMICVGHSPIVQELMRRQNVEEGHKDGSDSNINGVSGGGSKMKKKGSWFKSIKNVASTMRGQKERRSSDERDTSSEKGGRRSSSATDDSQDASFHGPERVRVRQYGKSSKEVTALYKSQEIHAHNGSIWSIKFSLDGKYLASAGEDCVIHVWQVVESERKGELLMEKTDENNLNMFFVANGSPEPTSMSPNVDYNPEKKRRGRASISRKSLSLDHIFVPETVFALSEKPVCSFQGHLNDVLDLSWSKSQHLLSSSMDKTVRLWHLSSKSCLKIFSHSDYVTCIQFNPVDDGYFISGSLDAKVRIWSIEDHRVVDWNDLHEMVTAACYTPDGQGALVGSYKGSCRLYNTSENKLQHKSHINLQNKKKKSHHKKITGFQFAPGSSSEVLITSSDSRIRVVDNVDLVHKFKGFRNTNTQISASVTANGRYVVAASEDSHVYIWKHEADSRPSRSKGVTVTRSYEHFHCQDVSVAIPWPGMGETWGFQDEPETANHPQDEPETANHPPTPVEDALANEGLQSASGSSNSPLHGTISSASNSYFFDRIAATWPEEKLHLATRNRSPRVSIDYTNGVTHNMSAWGMVIVTAGLRGEIRTFQNFGLPIRI; encoded by the exons ATGAGCAAAACAGGGGACGAAGAAGACGAAGACGAGTGCTTCTACGAGTCCCTTGATCGCATTGTCTCCTCGTCTTGCTCttgctccacttccaactctgaCTCCGAAGATAACCCCAACCTCAGTTCCGACGCCAGTTCCCCCAATTATGCTTCTCGCAACCACTTCCCAATCCCTAAATTCCCAATGGGCATCTCCCACTACGATATTTGGATTTCCGAGCCTTCTTCTGTCTCCGAACGACGTCGTCGGCTCCTCCGCGAAATGGGTCTCAGTGCCGACCCGGCACTGTCCCGGGACAAACCCGAGGAGTTCGGCCGATCGGTATCGTCGGATCGGTTGACACGTCAGGAGCAAAGCGGTGGAGCCGTTACCGGAATGGTCCGATCGAAATCTGACGGCGGCGATCAGTGTAATGGTTCTTCTTCTACTACTGCTAATTCTACTTCTTTTGTTGGTtcttcttcaattctttcaattcatTCGGTCTCGTCGGAGACTGGTTCATTTGTAAATAGTCAAAGCAACAACAGTAACCACTGTGTTTATAAATCGCGAAGTGGCAGAAGCAATGGATCTCCTGTTGCTGATACCACATCGTTGAATAAACCACCCTCGGGAAAGAATTTCAAGAGGGTGGATGAGATTCGAAGCAATCTCACACTATCGAATTCGGCGTCGAATCGGAATTTGGGGAACTCGGAAGTTGAGGAGGTTTTGGACAGTAATGGGTCTGAAATCAAGGACGATGAATCAGAACTATTCCTAGCCTGTACTATTAGGGATCTTGATAATGGGAAAGAGTTTGTAGTGAACGAGGAAGATGGTACTTTGAACAAACTTAAGGAAGTTGGGACGGGAAGGCAGTTTACTTTGGAGGAATTTCAGATGATTTGTGTTGGCCATTCGCCAATTGTTCAAGAATTGATGCGGCGGCAAAATGTGGAAGAGGGTCATAAAGATGGTTCAGATTCGAACATTAATGGGGTCAGTGGGGGCGGTTCCaagatgaaaaagaaagggagttGGTTCAAGAGTATCAAGAATGTTGCAAGCACCATGAGAGGTCAGAAAGAGAGGAGGAGCAGTGATGAGAGGGACACATCGTCTGAGAAGGGTGGCCGTAGGTCGAGTTCCGCCACTGATGATAGCCAGGATGCGTCGTTTCATGGTCCTGAAAGAGTGAGGGTTCGGCAGTATGGGAAGTCTTCCAAGGAAGTCACCGCTCTTTACAAGAGCCAGGAGATTCATGCGCATAATGGGTCTATATGGAGCATCAAATTTAGTTTGGATGGGAAGTACCTTGCAAGTGCTGGTGAGGACTGTGTAATTCATGTCTGGCAGGTTGTAGAATCAGAGAGGAAGGGGGAATTGTTGATGGAGAAAACAGACGAAAATAACTTAAATATGTTCTTTGTAGCCAACGGATCACCAGAACCAACTTCAATGTCACCAAATGTGGACTACAATccagagaagaagagaagaggaagggCATCTATTAGTAGAAAATCGTTAAGCTTGGATCATATTTTTGTGCCAGAGACTGTATTTGCGCTATCAGAGAAACCAGTATGTTCATTCCAAGGACATCTTAATGATGTTCTTGACTTATCCTGGTCCAAGTCTCAG CACCTGCTCTCATCTTCAATGGATAAAACAGTGCGGCTGTGGCATTTGTCTAGCAAGTCTTGTTTGAAGATTTTTTCACACAGTGATTATG TGACTTGCATCCAGTTTAATCCTGTTGATGATGGATACTTCATTAGCGGATCACTTGATGCTAAGGTCCGCATATGGAGCATTGAGGATCATCGAGTGGTTGACTGGAATGATTTGCATGAGATGGTTACGGCCGCTTGCTACACCCCAGATGGTCAG GGTGCACTCGTTGGTTCATATAAAGGGAGCTGTCGTTTGTACAACACATCTG AGAATAAGTTGCAACACAAAAGCCATATAAATCTGCAGAACAAGAAAAAGAAGTCTCATCACAAGAAAATCACCGGTTTCCAG TTTGCACCAGGGAGTTCATCAGAAGTACTCATCACATCATCAGATTCGCGGATCAGGGTAGTTGATAATGTTGATCTGGTTCACAAGTTCAAAG GGTTTCGTAACACCAACACCCAGATTTCAGCCTCCGTCACAGCAAATGGTAGATATGTGGTGGCTGCCAGTGAGGATTCTCATGTATATATATGGAAACATGAAGCAGATTCTCGACCTAGCAGAAGCAAAGGCGTGACTGTCACTCGATCTTATGAGCATTTCCACTGTCAAGATGTATCGGTCGCCATCCCTTGGCCTGGGATGGGTGAAACATGGGGGTTTCAAGATGAACCGGAAACAGCCAACCATCCCCAAGATGAACCGGAAACAGCCAATCATCCCCCGACACCTGTTGAGGATGCTCTTGCCAATGAGGGTTTGCAATCAGCATCCGGTAGCAGCAACAGCCCTCTTCATGGAACCATTTCCAGTGCATCCAACAGTTACTTCTTCGATAGAATTGCAGCGACATGGCCAGAGGAGAAACTCCATTTAGCAACTAGGAACCGGAGCCCTCGTGTTAGCATTGATTATACCAACGGGGTAACCCATAACATGTCTGCCTGGGGTATGGTGATTGTAACAGCCGGTCTTCGTGGGGAAATTAGAACTTTCCAAAATTTTGGGTTGCCAATTCGAATTTAA
- the LOC133796938 gene encoding uncharacterized protein LOC133796938 isoform X1: MSKTGDEEDEDECFYESLDRIVSSSCSCSTSNSDSEDNPNLSSDASSPNYASRNHFPIPKFPMGISHYDIWISEPSSVSERRRRLLREMGLSADPALSRDKPEEFGRSVSSDRLTRQEQSGGAVTGMVRSKSDGGDQCNGSSSTTANSTSFVGSSSILSIHSVSSETGSFVNSQSNNSNHCVYKSRSGRSNGSPVADTTSLNKPPSGKNFKRVDEIRSNLTLSNSASNRNLGNSEVEEVLDSNGSEIKDDESELFLACTIRDLDNGKEFVVNEEDGTLNKLKEVGTGRQFTLEEFQMICVGHSPIVQELMRRQNVEEGHKDGSDSNINGVSGGGSKMKKKGSWFKSIKNVASTMRGQKERRSSDERDTSSEKGGRRSSSATDDSQDASFHGPERVRVRQYGKSSKEVTALYKSQEIHAHNGSIWSIKFSLDGKYLASAGEDCVIHVWQVVESERKGELLMEKTDENNLNMFFVANGSPEPTSMSPNVDYNPEKKRRGRASISRKSLSLDHIFVPETVFALSEKPVCSFQGHLNDVLDLSWSKSQHLLSSSMDKTVRLWHLSSKSCLKIFSHSDYVTCIQFNPVDDGYFISGSLDAKVRIWSIEDHRVVDWNDLHEMVTAACYTPDGQGALVGSYKGSCRLYNTSENKLQHKSHINLQNKKKKSHHKKITGFQLLISFSEQFAPGSSSEVLITSSDSRIRVVDNVDLVHKFKGFRNTNTQISASVTANGRYVVAASEDSHVYIWKHEADSRPSRSKGVTVTRSYEHFHCQDVSVAIPWPGMGETWGFQDEPETANHPQDEPETANHPPTPVEDALANEGLQSASGSSNSPLHGTISSASNSYFFDRIAATWPEEKLHLATRNRSPRVSIDYTNGVTHNMSAWGMVIVTAGLRGEIRTFQNFGLPIRI, encoded by the exons ATGAGCAAAACAGGGGACGAAGAAGACGAAGACGAGTGCTTCTACGAGTCCCTTGATCGCATTGTCTCCTCGTCTTGCTCttgctccacttccaactctgaCTCCGAAGATAACCCCAACCTCAGTTCCGACGCCAGTTCCCCCAATTATGCTTCTCGCAACCACTTCCCAATCCCTAAATTCCCAATGGGCATCTCCCACTACGATATTTGGATTTCCGAGCCTTCTTCTGTCTCCGAACGACGTCGTCGGCTCCTCCGCGAAATGGGTCTCAGTGCCGACCCGGCACTGTCCCGGGACAAACCCGAGGAGTTCGGCCGATCGGTATCGTCGGATCGGTTGACACGTCAGGAGCAAAGCGGTGGAGCCGTTACCGGAATGGTCCGATCGAAATCTGACGGCGGCGATCAGTGTAATGGTTCTTCTTCTACTACTGCTAATTCTACTTCTTTTGTTGGTtcttcttcaattctttcaattcatTCGGTCTCGTCGGAGACTGGTTCATTTGTAAATAGTCAAAGCAACAACAGTAACCACTGTGTTTATAAATCGCGAAGTGGCAGAAGCAATGGATCTCCTGTTGCTGATACCACATCGTTGAATAAACCACCCTCGGGAAAGAATTTCAAGAGGGTGGATGAGATTCGAAGCAATCTCACACTATCGAATTCGGCGTCGAATCGGAATTTGGGGAACTCGGAAGTTGAGGAGGTTTTGGACAGTAATGGGTCTGAAATCAAGGACGATGAATCAGAACTATTCCTAGCCTGTACTATTAGGGATCTTGATAATGGGAAAGAGTTTGTAGTGAACGAGGAAGATGGTACTTTGAACAAACTTAAGGAAGTTGGGACGGGAAGGCAGTTTACTTTGGAGGAATTTCAGATGATTTGTGTTGGCCATTCGCCAATTGTTCAAGAATTGATGCGGCGGCAAAATGTGGAAGAGGGTCATAAAGATGGTTCAGATTCGAACATTAATGGGGTCAGTGGGGGCGGTTCCaagatgaaaaagaaagggagttGGTTCAAGAGTATCAAGAATGTTGCAAGCACCATGAGAGGTCAGAAAGAGAGGAGGAGCAGTGATGAGAGGGACACATCGTCTGAGAAGGGTGGCCGTAGGTCGAGTTCCGCCACTGATGATAGCCAGGATGCGTCGTTTCATGGTCCTGAAAGAGTGAGGGTTCGGCAGTATGGGAAGTCTTCCAAGGAAGTCACCGCTCTTTACAAGAGCCAGGAGATTCATGCGCATAATGGGTCTATATGGAGCATCAAATTTAGTTTGGATGGGAAGTACCTTGCAAGTGCTGGTGAGGACTGTGTAATTCATGTCTGGCAGGTTGTAGAATCAGAGAGGAAGGGGGAATTGTTGATGGAGAAAACAGACGAAAATAACTTAAATATGTTCTTTGTAGCCAACGGATCACCAGAACCAACTTCAATGTCACCAAATGTGGACTACAATccagagaagaagagaagaggaagggCATCTATTAGTAGAAAATCGTTAAGCTTGGATCATATTTTTGTGCCAGAGACTGTATTTGCGCTATCAGAGAAACCAGTATGTTCATTCCAAGGACATCTTAATGATGTTCTTGACTTATCCTGGTCCAAGTCTCAG CACCTGCTCTCATCTTCAATGGATAAAACAGTGCGGCTGTGGCATTTGTCTAGCAAGTCTTGTTTGAAGATTTTTTCACACAGTGATTATG TGACTTGCATCCAGTTTAATCCTGTTGATGATGGATACTTCATTAGCGGATCACTTGATGCTAAGGTCCGCATATGGAGCATTGAGGATCATCGAGTGGTTGACTGGAATGATTTGCATGAGATGGTTACGGCCGCTTGCTACACCCCAGATGGTCAG GGTGCACTCGTTGGTTCATATAAAGGGAGCTGTCGTTTGTACAACACATCTG AGAATAAGTTGCAACACAAAAGCCATATAAATCTGCAGAACAAGAAAAAGAAGTCTCATCACAAGAAAATCACCGGTTTCCAG TTGCTGATCAGTTTCAGTGAACAGTTTGCACCAGGGAGTTCATCAGAAGTACTCATCACATCATCAGATTCGCGGATCAGGGTAGTTGATAATGTTGATCTGGTTCACAAGTTCAAAG GGTTTCGTAACACCAACACCCAGATTTCAGCCTCCGTCACAGCAAATGGTAGATATGTGGTGGCTGCCAGTGAGGATTCTCATGTATATATATGGAAACATGAAGCAGATTCTCGACCTAGCAGAAGCAAAGGCGTGACTGTCACTCGATCTTATGAGCATTTCCACTGTCAAGATGTATCGGTCGCCATCCCTTGGCCTGGGATGGGTGAAACATGGGGGTTTCAAGATGAACCGGAAACAGCCAACCATCCCCAAGATGAACCGGAAACAGCCAATCATCCCCCGACACCTGTTGAGGATGCTCTTGCCAATGAGGGTTTGCAATCAGCATCCGGTAGCAGCAACAGCCCTCTTCATGGAACCATTTCCAGTGCATCCAACAGTTACTTCTTCGATAGAATTGCAGCGACATGGCCAGAGGAGAAACTCCATTTAGCAACTAGGAACCGGAGCCCTCGTGTTAGCATTGATTATACCAACGGGGTAACCCATAACATGTCTGCCTGGGGTATGGTGATTGTAACAGCCGGTCTTCGTGGGGAAATTAGAACTTTCCAAAATTTTGGGTTGCCAATTCGAATTTAA